ATGACCATGAGCTGTGTCAATAACAATCGCATCTGCACCAGCTTCAAACAAGGCCTCGGCACGCTCAAAAGTATCTGAGGTAACACCTACCGCAGCAGCGACCAGAAGACGACCAAATTCATCTTTAGCAGCATGTGGGAATTCGATTACTTTTTCAATATCTTTGATAGTGATTAAACCAGACAGACGACCGCTATTATCAACCAAAGGAAGTTTTTCAATACGGTGTTCATGAAGAATACGTTCTGCAGTTTCAAGATCTGTACCAACAGCAGCCGTAACGAGGTGCTCACTAGTCATATGTTCAGAGATTGGTGCATTGTAATCAGAAATAAAACGCATATCACGATTAGTAATGATACCGACCAACTTACGGTTTGCTAAAGTTTCAACAATTGGCACACCACTGATACGGTAGCGCTGCATTAATTCTTCAGCTTCTGAAACCTTGTGTTCAGGTGTTAAGAAGAATGGATCAATGATGACACCATTTTCAGAACGTTTTACCTTGCGAACTTCTTCTGCTTGCTCAGTAATAGACATGTTTTTATGAATAACACCTAAACCACCCGCACGCGCAATTGCAATAGCCATTTTACTACCAGTAACCGTATCCATAGCTGCTGTAATAATAGGAATATTTAATGTCAAATTGTCTGCGAGTTTTGTCTTTAAATCAACTTCATTTGGAAGAACATGACTCTCTGCCGGAATAAGCAAGACATCGTCAAAAGTGTAGCCTTTTTTCAAAAATTTAGTGTCCCAATTTGACATCCAGATAATCCTCTTTTCTTTTATTTTTAGGGAATATTACCCTGGTCTATTTTTTATTGTTACTATCATATCACGCTAAAATCATTTGTCAATAAAATATTCCTACAGCTGAAGTCACTATCAGCATAATATATCAGTATTATCCGTTTTTTATTAATCAAAAAATTCATTTGGGTCTTATTTTTAATCAAAAATAAGACTATATAAAACATAATCTCTACTATCCTGTAAAGAAATGACAAATTAGGTCCTGTTTTGATAATAGTAATTATCTTATCATTACTAACTTAGCTTTTTCTCTAAAACATTAAAAATAATTAATACCCATTGCTGACTTCACTTCTGATAAAGTCTTGGCTGCCACAGTTCTTGCTTTTTGACTACCTTCTTGTAACATACGGAACACCTCTCCCATATCTTTAGCGTACTCCAAACGTCTTTCACGAATAGGTGCTAATTCACGTTCTAAAATATCTAAAAGGTAGCGTTTCGTTTTCACATCTCCTAAACCACCTATTTGATAATGCTCTTTCATTGCTTCGATATCAGCTTGATCTTCTTTTCTAGCAAAAATATCCAAATAATGAAAGACCATATTCCCTTCAATTTGACCAGGATCTTCTATTTTAATATGATTTGGATCAGTATACATGCTCATCACTTTTTTGCGAACGGTATCTGCATCATCTGAGAGATAGATTCCATTTCCCAATGACTTAGACATTTTGGCATTGCCATCAAGACCAGGTAAGCGTCCAGCTTTTTCATTTTCTGGATAAATACCTTCAGGTTCTACTAAACAGTCTGTATGGTAAGTATGATTAAAACTTCTCACAATTTCACGTGTTTGTTCAATCATCGGTTTCTGGTCGTTACCTACAGGTACTAAATTCGCTTTAAATGCTGTAATATCAGCGGCCTGTGATACTGGATAAACCAAAAAACCAGATGGAATACTTTCGCCAAAACCTTTCTGAGCAATTTCGGTTTTAACAGTGGGATTTCTTTCCAAACGTGCTAATGATACCAGATTCATATAATACATGCTCAATTCAGCTAGCTCTGGAATCTGACTTTGAATAAAAATCGTTGATTGCTTCGGATCCAAACCGACAGAGAGGTAATCCAAGGCAACATTTCCAATAGATTCTTGAATTAATTCGGATTCTTTAGCATGATCCGTCAGTGCCTGTTGATCGGCCAAGAAAACAAACATCTTATACTTGTTTTCATTTTGTAAAAAGACACGATTTTTAAGACTTCCGACATAATGACCTAAATGTAATTTTCCAGTTGGTCTATCTCCAGTTAAAATAATAGGTTTTGTCATCATTTTCTCCCTA
The genomic region above belongs to Streptococcus pyogenes and contains:
- the trpS gene encoding tryptophan--tRNA ligase, which translates into the protein MTKPIILTGDRPTGKLHLGHYVGSLKNRVFLQNENKYKMFVFLADQQALTDHAKESELIQESIGNVALDYLSVGLDPKQSTIFIQSQIPELAELSMYYMNLVSLARLERNPTVKTEIAQKGFGESIPSGFLVYPVSQAADITAFKANLVPVGNDQKPMIEQTREIVRSFNHTYHTDCLVEPEGIYPENEKAGRLPGLDGNAKMSKSLGNGIYLSDDADTVRKKVMSMYTDPNHIKIEDPGQIEGNMVFHYLDIFARKEDQADIEAMKEHYQIGGLGDVKTKRYLLDILERELAPIRERRLEYAKDMGEVFRMLQEGSQKARTVAAKTLSEVKSAMGINYF
- the guaB gene encoding IMP dehydrogenase; this translates as MSNWDTKFLKKGYTFDDVLLIPAESHVLPNEVDLKTKLADNLTLNIPIITAAMDTVTGSKMAIAIARAGGLGVIHKNMSITEQAEEVRKVKRSENGVIIDPFFLTPEHKVSEAEELMQRYRISGVPIVETLANRKLVGIITNRDMRFISDYNAPISEHMTSEHLVTAAVGTDLETAERILHEHRIEKLPLVDNSGRLSGLITIKDIEKVIEFPHAAKDEFGRLLVAAAVGVTSDTFERAEALFEAGADAIVIDTAHGHSAGVLRKIAEIRAHFPNRTLIAGNIATAEGARALYDAGVDVVKVGIGPGSICTTRVVAGVGVPQVTAIYDAAAVAREYGKTIIADGGIKYSGDIVKALAAGGNAVMLGSMFAGTDEAPGETEIYQGRKFKTYRGMGSIAAMKKGSSDRYFQGSVNEANKLVPEGIEGRVAYKGAASDIVFQMLGGIRSGMGYVGAGDIQELHENAQFVEMSGAGLIESHPHDVQITNEAPNYSVH